CCTTGAACAGTTTTATTGATTTTATAGAAATAAGTAAGGTAAATGGCAAACATCACAATTTGAGCAAATTTGTTTGTGATAGTATTGATCTGCAAGATAACAAGTGTTGTGTAAGAACTCACGAAGAAGATACAGTGTCTATCTGACTGTAGTGTTTTTCTACCAGTACCAGTCAATGTATCATAGCTTACTATGATAACAAGAAAGAATATCATTAGGTCGACTGCATAGGTAATGTATCTCCTAAAGAGGTGCTTAGAGTGCCTTCTTGTGGACACTTTTGAAATATGATTGTAACTGCAGTAAAGGACATAAGCAAGATGAGTCAGAACACAGGTGGCAAAGCATTCTACACTCATTGTTGTGATCATGTAAGTCACAGTAGTGATTTGACATATTACCCATGATTGGACTGCTATAGCATGGTGCAGTATTAACATGATGGTGAACATAGCACACTGAGACTACTGACAGGTCAGTGTTGAAACCAggttgggtcatccgggtcaaccaggtcacattttctccgggtcatccgggtccgacccagtttacaaattatccgggtctgacccagattggatcacatgagaaacaaaattgttcgtttgatgacatggaaacttataaacgttAGTCGTGTACCTCTTTCTGAGCCGCACCCACTTATCACGTTACAAACATATGttcagccatgcccatttattagtaagtgcagtctgtagtacgaaactgtgtccgttgctgtctgcaagcttacattAAGCCActcccactaatcgattattgtacaagttgtatataatctagtcttgcagcaggataagttcttttgtgagccacacccacttcaatatatTGTGAAAttgtaatacagtggaacctctcttaacggTCACCTGAGTTGGGCGGTCACCTCAGCATAACGGCCACGTGACTATGGCCCTGACCGATtcccaatcagtttgtacagaaatagtttgcattaagcggtcacctctataacaTGTATAACAGCCAGCTTTTTAAGTCCCAAATAGCACTTCATTATACAAAAAGCCTCTCACAAAGCGGCCAGCAACAGCCATGATGGTGAGTAAACTAGTATAACAGTTTATACTCACAGTTGTGTTCTGTATAGGTAAGCTTATAACTACTCCATGGCTTTGTCTCTTCGCGTGATTCTATATAAATTTCACCTCACAATATGTTGATTTGTAAGGTCGCTCTTACTCTCAGCGGCCTTCGAATTCAATATATCACAACAAGtgtgattattagtttccttTACCATATAATCACTGCAGAATACAACAACTATTGAGACAATTACAGCTACACAAAAAAAGTACGTCCATCTGCCTCGTGGCAGCTCACGTGTGTCCCTGCTCCATCCTCCCACTCCGGAAACTTTCTTCATCAGTCCTCACAACTTCCTGAATTTACGATTGTGCAGTTACCAGCTAACTGTCTTTCAAGTCTAAAATAAAAGTTAAACTACAGCTTTTCCTTCACTGGCTTTGTAACAAGGCAGCCTAGTGATAATGTCTCCATACAGTATCTTCTGGCTCTTGTTGGTCATCCTTTCTGCTACTTTGTTTATGGCTTTTAGCTATGTAAGTAATGGATTGAAATGTAGGCATGTGTGAGGATAGCTATAATCCCAGGAATCTTCGTATAAAAGCAAACCTTGGTTTGTTgcctatggctgctttataGAGGATTttgagttaggcagccacctctctataaaggccaaatatttctggcccaaaggtgaccgctttagACAGGTTCCGCTgtactaggtatgcacgaagccacacccaattgctatCTGTAAACTCTCAGTAGCTACGTGAACCAAAACCCACTAGCTGATTTTAAGTTATAAACTTACCGACTTAGTTATcgcataactactcgtttactcaacatgaaTTGACCGCTCAAAGTGTACTACCTGAAACAGCACTTATCGCACGCctcagctttaattaatccgggtcagtgggtcatctgggtcagcagtaatgacccggtttcaacactgtgacaggctatacagtattaccagCTTCCCAAATGTATTGCATAACTCTTTAAATACCGGGTAAACGACAGCATTGTACCCACTCACAATCATTATCAGTATAGCTAACACCACTGTTCCTACCGTTGATACCATGATCTGAAGTAGTAGAAGGTGTGAAACAAGGCAGCTCATTTTCTAGTTTAGCAATCACCACAGAAGTGTGACCATCTGTTGGGGTAGTAACAATGAGACTATCAGTAGTGTAGACAATGTCCAGTTTCTCTCCAGTATCAATCACAATGATGGTACAGTTATCAACCAGGCAGTATTGTAGGGTAGTGAATTGTTGGAGGCCATCTTTGCCACTAGCTGGTAGTTGTTGGTCAGAACAGTGAAGTGATGTTACCTTACTGACTGTAGTAAGGATAACAATGGATAGTAGAGCAAAACAAGCCATCAACCTTTCTCATTCTCTATTCAACAGTGTTACAAACACCAGTGATTGAGAAGTATGCATTTACAAGTTAATACAAGACACAATTAACTGACAAATAGTGTTATTGCCTACAATGCAGTTACATACGTCATAAACATTTCAATTGATCATTTGCTCATCACATGGTTGCTATGTGTAATGATGTTAGCaacaatttaatttttattgtgTAACTGATGTCTGAATGTTGTGTTTGCAACTGACAATACATCGACATGCCTATATAGCTGCTATACATAGCTAAGTTTTGTTTATTAATGTCTATAATAGTCAATTCAGAATCGAGCAAACTTTAGCATTACCTGAATTTAAGCTTCAGTGTTTACCACATTTAGCTACATTATGGTATATATCATTGTTATGTCTAATTATTTAACTATTTAAGATTGAAATTTGGTTTTATGCGTTACAGTACTGTTTCCTGACTTTATTTGTATTCTCTATTTCAGTTCATTTTAGGTTCATTGTGTTTCGACCATTTATTGGAGAAGTATTAGTAGGCAAGATTAGGAGCAGTAGTAGTGATGGGTTAAGAGGTAATAATGTTGTATTATTCAGTGATTGATATTTAACTGTTtataaatatttacacagtgtcaCTTGGATTTTTTGATGACATTAAGATACCAGCAAGCTCTTTACAAAATCCATCAAGATTGTATcctaaataataatataattggTTTATCAGGTGACCATTATATGTATCAAATATAACACTCTAGACTCATGGCATTTGTGCCTGATTTGCAAACACAAGGGCAGCGGGCCTAAGGGCAGCGGGCCTAAGGGCAGCGGGCCTAAGGGCAGCAGATCCAAACATGTACATGACACCAACTGTTTTGTGGACATATGTAATGCATGCATAGATCAAAGGCAGTACTCATCTGTAACACAGAATAGGCTATGGCTATACTTTGATTTTGATAGGTATTCATATACTATATCAATGCCAATGTAGTTGCTGTATTTCGTTATTGCTGTGTATTGTTCTGTGTCCAAGAAACAATCTTGCTGTCCTTGTAAGCTAATACTTTGGTATGTTTCATGGGCAATTCAGCTTGTTCACTACAAAGCAGTGAATTGTCAGTGCTGAGTAGTAATGTGGTGCATGGTTAGTGTGATAATAATAtgtaatgtaccactctgcgtgggaagttcaaaggaactgccagtgccataatttgtatattgcactgctgcagaccgcagcgagtgcattataacttataacacactggttgcggttttgtagaccgcaacgagtgcattataagttataatgcaccgaccgcagtgcaatatacagatattgcactggctgcggttttgcatgtgcagcatagcacaagtgccagtggcgaagaccactacgacacctcacctaataggtggaaagacacttcacagatcactcgaattcttttatagcctgacatgtaaaggtcgattgtgggccataacgtcaccaatacgtataatgtttacaagcagccaatggcgatcaaaaaagccaacacgggtggccacaactctagtctacatatatataaacgtacttatacaccttactagtctggtgccatcttaggccagattaaactgtagtccacttcgacaatgactcaataaaacaaatatattctaaataatactaacctatacgtttgattgtggtaaccagttttgtcatgccaccagattcgagtttagccagtgtgaatagtaagaattagactaatatcgtttagtagttaggttttgtttacttaaaacgtctatttagctacttttttcgctcgagagaatcactatggcgattagtctatatggcgattgagtgatcacgctggcatgctgagcactacatgatgagagtcgaacagcgaatgcaggttagtgatataacccatagcgtactagctttcaatatctcaggtggctgcagtactgcagggggaatgtcatcgcaacgtccggcttggttacccacaatcgatgttagaaacctggcctttataagtgttacagctgtcttgtgagactctccccacctattaggtgagtggtacataacagttatacaacgtgcactcgtgctctgcctgtataaacgcacttgccttcgggcctaacggccctcaggctcgtgcgtttatatcaggcagagcactcgtggccgttgtataactatataatgttgCATAAGTGTGTTACAACATAGATAATATGCCTAtagatatattatctatggttacaaCCACTTTATGATTAATTTGTAACACTTTGCAGCAGCCTTTGATCTATCCACACACTGTACTTACTGCATGTAATTTTAAATTAGCTATATTGAAGTATATGAAATTCTGTCACGTTTTTTAGTACTGAGCTATATTGCATATCAAAGCTTTTTTATATAGCGTTCAATGCTGTGTTTTTAGTATAATGTGAGTTAAGTTCACACCTGCATGGTTACTGTAGCGTATTAATTTGTTTGAAAATAATAACTTAACTAGTGATTTTAGTGATGGCAGAGAGCAGTTGTGGGTATGGGAATAcaaaaatgaagatgaagaagtaCATGACATGTTCATGGATACAGATGAGGAGATAAGGTTCTGTGTTACTGATGAGACTTTTGTGGACACCGTTCCCAACTCTGATCAACCTCCCAGTATGGTGGGTGGGGCTATACCAGATAAGAAACAGATTCCTTATACAATTACAGTAAGTGAACAATTGTAGTGTGCTATCAGAGAGTACAGAGTTATAATGTTTTGGATATCTGACATTGATGCATGCTATGCATATCAAGATTTTTATTATTTTCACGATTAGAGTTTGTGTGGCTACAAAATAAGGAAATCACAAAGAATTTATGTCTTTGTTCTTCTTACTGACAGATTTAATCTACGTTGATGCATGGGATAGTGTAATAGATTGTAGATCTATACTGCTACGTGTCTAGTGAAATAACAGTCCACCTGTCTAGTGAAATAACAGTCCAAATATATGTAACTTTTTTTCTTTAGGGCACAATTGCAGATTATGGACTGGGACTGACAAGCTGGTGGAGTTGATATCTTCAAACACATTAGCtatcatacatgtacataccttaTTATATCAATGAATTCATGAATAAAATCAAAGATACCAGTAACTCCAGGGTCTTCTCTAAAGAGCAGTAGAGCTGTGCAGCACTGCTCTACTTTAATGTGGTAAATGGGGTGTGTATAATTAACAAATTAACTTTGATATTAGTGGAAAATTGATAGTTGTACTGCCCTATTTCATTTTTCTGGGGAAACTCTGAACTCATAAACTATTGCTACCAAAGTAAGAAGTTGCATGTGGTGCAGTATGGTCACTAGGTTGTCAAATGCACTATAGCTGTATGAAGGAAAGTTTTGACTAGATTGTGGTGGGATCTTGGGTGAGATAAAGTTAGTAAGAGTGTGCAACACTAGCATTCCTTGAACTCTTCAAAGTAATTACGCTTAACAGGCAGACCTTGGCTAGGCAAGGTCATGGTATACAATTGTATTCAGCCCCAAGTATGGTTTGTATAGACTCTCCTATTGTCATTACCATGCAATAACtgttgtgtagtgtttgtggtACTGGTCAGTGTAAATGAGCTCTGTTGTGGTATCGAGTATACAAGCAGTTTTGTTTGTTAGTAAGTTTATGTATAATCACTGGACGTTAGATaactgtttgtgtgtgcgtatgaatgcattatatatattgtAGTAGAATGAGTAGATATTCGCCTGCTTATGTACTCACTTCTAATTGACATCCTCTTTTGCACTATAGCATGTACTTGCCTTCCCTTTCCTACATATAGGGGTACATTTACTTGTAACCTTAATACAATTGCCATTATTCAATCTCAATGACACTTGCAAGCATTTTTGATGAGTGACTCTACATCCATTGATTGACTGGTCACATTTTGTACCACTATGGGTAGCCACCTGGCATTAATATTTATACAAGATATCTTTCAAGGAAATGGTAAATGCCGTACTATAAACATTTCTATTCTTTGAAAAACCACAATGAATGTGGTCCAAATTCAACACTCAGGTAATGTCAGGCAAATTTGTTGTTAGCACTTTCACAAAACTGTAACTAACTATTGGTACCATTTTGAACACTGTTAACTTAAAGGAATCATGTTTTTTTCAATAATGACAGggatcatgtgtgtgtgtgtgtgtgtgttgatgcaATTGGAGGTACGAGAAATATTATTAATAATACAATTTGATTGAATATTCAGTTCGCTGATACAGGTAGCTATTCAAAAAGGGAAACTGTATAGCATGTGTCCTAATTAGCATTATGTGATTTCATACAATCAGAATTATATACTACAAATTtaacattgtagctatataccacatgtgcacatgtaaacacacTTGTTATTTTCTTGTGGAAGTATATTTTCAATCAATATCTGGCAAATGTATTGCTCATTTTTGCAAACAGAAAGTGCAGTAGGCTAACTACACCGATGTATGATTTTTCCAGGCTTTTTTCCATAACATCACATCGTGATGTAGAACTTGTAGCACATGatttgtttaattttttaaCAGCTTGCACAAGTTGATCTATGTTATGTGAACCACCTTCCTGAAGATGGAGTTTTTGTAACATGGTATCTATTGATATATCAATTTTCACTTGTGGGTTTCTTGCTGCAGATAACTTATCCATCAGTTTAATCAATTGTTTTAAGTGTTGTTTCATATCTCTGTTAGCTATTTTTATTGCTGCTTCTACATTTTGACAACTTTTATAAACTTCAATAGGAAGCTCTAAGTGTTGCTTTATTTCATATAGATCTTCATTACTATTTGGCCATGGCATACAAGCATTTCAGATTACTGATTGAAGTTCATCACAAACATTATCCATCAGATCGGCAAGGTTTTTATAGGATTCTGGGTTATCATTTCCATCGTTAATATTTTCACCAAAATGGTCTTCAACCAATTTTATTGGTTCTTCATGTCTGATAACTTTAAAAGTCCTATCAACGCATATCTGGATGATGAAATCGGTAGAAGTTCCACTGAACATTTGGTTTACTTGTAATTTGCTAGATTTCATACCTATTTTTTGCTATTAGATGATGACTAAGTACAAATATATGTGTAACATGGATTTTCCTGATATGCATGCCCTAAGCCTGAGGGCTGAGGGCATAAAATCCCAAGTGCCCATGttatagctaataattatatttcagGCTAATACAAGGGCGGATTTGGGGGGGGGTGCTGAAGCACACACCCCTCCAtaattttaccatgtgcaagctaggaagcctctagaagttgcagtacagatgcaattgcatgcatgggcaatgaaaagatggataGAGAAGGGAGAATagctaatctttacttagaattactaagaggggttcaaattatacttttggtgtgagacttaatctaaaagctgctaaaaatcgaaatactctaatagaacatccatcataatatctttttttcaagaagttaccagtgtgttttcttgacctgtgcactgctatcttacaaATCCTCCAAACATCCTTCCATATACTatatcactttctgagaacaacttctgtcaaatagtttaatattatagtgagtattttctgttgttgctacattgatacttggtttgacatgcttaggtaaaacagttaatttcttagcatgtatacagttagcaaggctgtagtatctgagaactgttgtttttgctttatcagtaccaaagttccatgctacatttatctgaatctagcatcaatttgaagctaataaaatttaatgtaatacagggtttgcactaccaaaccccttgaagctcaacttcaTAAGttcaaatgataccacagcatttacacTGTCACGTTATAAAGGGGTTAGTTGCGGCCAAAAATAAGTTGTATATATAAGTGACTTtggactctggttgtaaaaaaataatatggTGATGCATATATGGGGTCATAT
The nucleotide sequence above comes from Dysidea avara chromosome 3, odDysAvar1.4, whole genome shotgun sequence. Encoded proteins:
- the LOC136250465 gene encoding DNA-directed RNA polymerase III subunit RPC8-like, which translates into the protein MFILTEMKDIIRIEPDRFKFKMEKEVIHQLNSKYANKVVYGVGLCIILFDVTLVGDPYIIAGTGAAHTRVHFRFIVFRPFIGEVLVGKIRSSSSDGLRVSLGFFDDIKIPASSLQNPSRFDGREQLWVWEYKNEDEEVHDMFMDTDEEIRFCVTDETFVDTVPNSDQPPSMVGGAIPDKKQIPYTITGTIADYGLGLTSWWS